The following DNA comes from Rosa rugosa chromosome 5, drRosRugo1.1, whole genome shotgun sequence.
atcaaaatattaattataccAAGGAGCGCCTATTTTCACGTCCCGTAAACGTGGTTTTTAATAAGCAACCCTTCAGTTGCTTAAGGAAATCAGCTTTTAGCCTTTTATTATACCATCGCGGTATGAAAAAGTAGACTTTTTTATTTTACGAAATAGGTTTAAGAcccaaaaatttaaaattaggcAGCTGTTTTATTCATGAAAACGTGATACCAAACGCAGCCTTAATCAAGTGCCTAAAAATCACAACAATGATAGCTTTTGGAATTAGCGCAATGTAATTGAGAATTAAGTTGAGAATTATATTGAGATCAAAAGTTTGAttccgttaaaaaaaaaaaaaatcccaagtACGATAATGAGCACAAAAACAATCGagtcattttgttttttgacaGATCGAatcattattttttgtttcaatCAAATATTTGAATAATTCAGGATACTAGGGATTTTTATTTTGTAGCAATAtagtataaataaataaatttgaaaatGCAGTGTTGTAGTCCATTCCAAGTGGGCTGTACTTGAAGAAATCCAAACCCTAGGCCCAATTGATCTTTTATAAACCTACATCTCCCTCTATTCGCCCTCCACATTTTCGCAGCCGCCTCCAggtactctccctctctctctctctctctctctctctttctcgtgTGCTCATCATCTGTTTGTTACTCGTTCGTTCATGAATCAATCTGTGATTTCTTAGAAGGAATCTACTTCTAGTTTCGTTTTCTATTTGGTTGATTTAGGGTTATAGGTAGTCATGGATTTGATTTGGTTGTTCTGAATTTGCGTAATCGCTTCTAAATTTTTGCATGATCTAGTAAACCTGTACTTAAACATGGAGATTATCGTTGGGATTTGAGCAGTTCTGTGTACCACAGTAGATTTTTGTAttgaaaaagagagaaattgaTTACTATTACTACTTTAGATGTATTGCGCTTTGAAAAGCCTTAATTGTGTTGCTTGGAGATACGATTATATGTACTTGTTTGTTTTCCAGTTCGGTGTTTCGGAATTGCTTTGCTTTGTGCATCTGCACCTGGGTTTTGCTTGCTTTGTAAAAATTTATCTAGCTTTGAGAAGCTCAGGTTTGTTTGTGTTTCTGTTGGGTCAGGATTTGTTGTCTTTGCGGAAGTAATCAACTCATTCATCAAGATGCAGAACGAAGAGGGTCAAATCACTGAGCTCTACATTCCCAGGAAATGGTATGCAATCTAACTTGATTAGAATGTTCTAGCGTAGtctgttttgtgattttttgaTGGAGGGTTTTAGCTGAACTTTTGTTGTATGTGGATGCAGCTCAGCAACTAACAGGCTGATCACCTCGAAGGATCATGCATCTGTTCAGATCAACATCGGGCATCTTGATGAGAATGGCATCTATACTGGCCAGTTCTCCACTTTTGCTCTTTGTGGTTACGTCCGTGCTCAGGTTATCCTTCTTTCACTCATTTCAGTACTGTATATTGTTGTAATTGTGGGAATCAGTTCGATTTGGGTTTTCATTGGTCTAGTTTCAATTGCTTTTGATATGTCCCTTGGTACCCTCTTTACATCTAAGTTATGGTACATCAATTCACAGAACTATGAACCTAACACACGAGGAATATAAATAGAAAAGTTAAACGCCACCTCTAATATCCAAGTTATACTACAGTAGCAATGTAAAGTTGTTAACACGAGGAAAATAGGTAATGAGTATAAATCACAGATTGCTGTTTGTTCAGTATTCTACTTCATGGCGTTTTCGTGTCATTGAGTTAGTTTATCAGACTACTGGATTATCATATTGTGCTCTGGTTTTTTGGTATATTGATATTGGGTCTTTTAGTCCGTTGAAGGCAAAGGTGTCTCTGTTCTCATTTCTTATCTTAAGAATTGATTTTCATGGTTTTCTCATAATTCGTTTCTGTTCTGATGTCATGCTATTTGTTCTCAGGGAGATGCTGACAGTGGTCTTGACCGACTCtggcagaagaagaaagcagaaGTGAAACAACAGTAGAAGAAGCAAGCTGAACTTGAGCTGATTTTTCTAGtattttgagtttatgttttagagtATGGAAGTGAACCAATATATGgtgttttgtatttgtttttgatGACGGTTGCAACTAGTTGGCATCATTTTGCTATTGACTTCTGAAGTATCTAGTTATGCAAGCTTAAGTTTCCCAGATTTTATTGTTTCTGTGGTTTTGATAATTTGCCAAAGCTTTTAAAGTAAACGTTGCAAATAGTTCTATTCGGCTGCAGAACACTCTCAAGCcgtttggactttggagtttTCCTCATGGCTGAAGCTTGGGGTTTTCATCATGGCTCTGTTGCTTCAGCCTTCTCGCCTACCCAATGTCCTGCTATATGTTTTCAAATAACTTGGcgctttgaaattttttttgggaTCTCTTTCATTCTCTACGCTGGCAGAACTGGAATGGCCCCTGCGTGTCCAATTAGATGGAGGTCTTGGTTTCCCTCTTTTGGCAAAGCAGGGAATAGGGATTGCTCATCTACCACAATCTCGAGACTTCCCTATTGTATTTTGTGGCCACTTGAGGTGGATTTCCTTCCTGGATTTGGGGAAGCAGTGAAGCACCTTAGGTGCAGCCGTGCAGGTGCTTGATCCTCGCAACGGGATGGTTTGCTCGGTGATGGCAAATAGTGCCGACTTTGGCCGGACAACTGGTTCTTTACCATTAGAAATCACCATCAGGTTCCCTCATCTTCTCAATCTGCTGTTTTTGTGGCTGGTCTCATCAACTTATGATCTTGGGACCTCCTCCAACCTGACGAAGTCGCTGCCATAAATGCCATACCACTCACCCCACCTCATCCAGATAGACTAGTGTGACCTCCTGAAAAGCATGGCTGCTACTCTCTTCATTCTGGTTACTTACTGAGCCggtctgtcgcccatccccattCGTTTCCCCATCCTCACTCTTCTTACCAAGTTGCTGTGGAAGTTAATTTGGAGTGTACTTGACCAAGATGAAGCAGTTTCTTTGGCATTGCATATCAGGTTCTCTAGCTACTAAAGCTGGCCTTCACCGCAGGGGCATGGAGAGAAGCTGCAACTTATACTCGGACAAGATGCGTTTGGTTTGGTTACCCTTAACAGTGAGTCCCTCTGGCTTCATTTGACCGGATCCTCTCCATGCGGCTCTTGCCATGGATCAGAAGGTTTTTCTTACTAATCTAGTGTTTAGTTTTGTGGCACATTTGGAAGCACACATGCTCGTGTTAAGGATCGTACAACTAAAACCCATCTCTTGTCCTCCACACTCGTCCTTCAGAACTTGATCATCATCAAATCACTGTGACTTCGCGCCCAACCTCAGGACTCACTTCGTTGGAAGTCACCACCACCCGTCACATCGGAGATAAACACAGACGCAGCCCGGCGATCTACTATCCT
Coding sequences within:
- the LOC133709608 gene encoding small ribosomal subunit protein eS21y is translated as MQNEEGQITELYIPRKCSATNRLITSKDHASVQINIGHLDENGIYTGQFSTFALCGYVRAQGDADSGLDRLWQKKKAEVKQQ